In Corylus avellana chromosome ca2, CavTom2PMs-1.0, the following proteins share a genomic window:
- the LOC132171943 gene encoding protein SPIRRIG-like, protein MFERSKRKTMKWGTLLKDIKEKVGLTQSSSAAATASASSSPSSAPSSARDRNAPSSTRWQDSSSSPTRDKHELELDFKRYWEEFRSSSLEKEKEAALNLTVDVFCRLVKQHTNVAQLLTMLVETHIFSFVVGRAFVTDIEKLKISSKTRSLDVVKVLKFFSEITKDGISPGSNLLFAIEILVSGPVDKQSLLDSGILCCLIHILNALLDPYQTSQRQKANDHEEVLLAGKDYDGDVGQVRRLEVEGSVVHIMKALASHPSAAQSLIEDDSLQLLFQVVANGSLIVFARYKEGLVPLHSIQLHRHAMQILGLLLVNDNGSTAKYIRKHHLIKVLLMAVKDFNPDSGDSAYTMGIVDLLLECVELSYKPEAGGVRLREDIHNAHGYQFLVQFALTLSRMPESLGFQSIYSHSSDQNRASDGSIALYQVERLDSTGKEDPLPQHLSLTLSRLLDVLVNLAQTGPMERTGCSGGKGLKSSHSKTGGHSRSRTLSSDRIADEVWDKDNNKVKDLEAVQMLQDIFLKADCRELQEEVLNRMFKIFSSDLENYKLCQQLRTVPLFILNMAGFPPSFQEIILKILEYAVTVVNCVPEQELLSLCCLLQQPITSELKHTILAFFVKLLSFDQQYKKVLREVGVLEVLLDDLKQHKYLLGPDQHNGNLDQLERKSSSSSFKKHMDSKDVIITSPKLMDLGSGKYPIFEAEGTVSVAWDCMVSLLKKAEANQASFRSANGVTTVLPFLVSNTHRPGVLRILSCMIIEDVTQAHPEELGAIVEVLKSGMVTNVSGSQYRLHNDAKCDTMGALWRILGVNNSSQRVFGEATGFSLLLTTLHSFQSDGEHTDQSALEVYVRVFTYLLRVMTAGVCDNAVNRTKLHTIISSQTFFDLLSESGLLCVECEKQVIQLLLELALEIVLPPFLASENATSSDILENESSSFLLMTPSGSFHPDKERVYNAGAVRVLIRSLLLFTPKVQLEVLSLIERLAHAGSFNQETLTSVGCVELLLETIYPFLLGSSPLLSYALKIVEVLGAYRLSVSELRMLIRYVLQLRLKNSGHVLVDMMEKLILMEDMTSENVSLAPFVEMDMSKNGHASVQVSLGERSWPPAAGYSFVCWFQFQNFLKPQVKDTEPSRTGPSKRRTGSTTHQLERHILRIFSVGAANNESTFYAELYLHEDGVLTLATSNSCSLSFSGLELEEGRWHHLAVVHNKPNALAGLFQASVAYVYLNGKMRHTGKLGYSPSPVGKPLQVTIGTPVTCARVSDLTWKLRSCYLFEEVLTPGSICFMYILGRGYRGLFQDTDLLQFVPNQACGGGSMAILDSLEADLTLSSNIQRLDSASKQGESKADGSGIVWDLERIGNLSLQLSGKKLIFAFDGTCTESVRASGTMSMLNLVDPMSAAASPIGGIPRFGRFHGDIYVCRQCVIGDTICPVGGMTVILALIEAAETRDMLHMALTLLACTLHQNPQNVRDMQTYRGYHLLSLFLRRRMSLFDMHSLEIFFQIAACEASFSEPKKLENTRTTLSPAATVQESSFEDLNLSKFRDEFSSVGSHGDMDDFSAQKDSFSHISELENADMPAETSNCIVLSNADMVEHVLLDWTLWVTASVSIQIALLGFLEHLVSMHWYRNHNLTVLRRINLVQHLLVTLQRGDVEVPVLEKLVVLLGVILEDGFLASELEHVIRFVIMTFDPPELIPRRPIMRELMGKHVIVRNIVLEMLIDLLVTIKSEELLERWHKIVSSKLITYFLDEAVHPTSMRWIMTLLGVCLTSSPTFSLKFRTNGGYQGLARVLPSFYDSPDIYYILFCLIFGKPVYPRLPEVRMLDFHALVPSDGSHVDLKFVELLESVIAMAKSTFDRLSMQSMLAHQTGNLSQVGAGLVEENADMTGELQGEALMHKTYAARLMGGEASAPAAATSVLRFMVDLAKMCPPFCSLCRRVEILESCIDLYFSCVRSAYAVKMAKELSVRTEDRNLNDCDDSSSSPNSSMPHEQEQSVKTSISLGSFPQGQVSTSSEDMALPPNYMASDKAEINASVTQQKLNKSVQDDAQAAQSLDGDNVEQVSATSSTNGFSFRDVKVTLDPIQPPDSQSSASLTMLDSPILSEKSNSRLPLTPSSSPVIALTSWLGSASHNESRAALVATPSMESSVSASEFDPSSDFKSSSQGPSAANTFFSVSPKLLLEIDDSGYGGGPCSAGATAVLDFMAEVLSDIVTEQMKVSQVIENILESVPLYIDADSVLAFQGLCLSRLMNFLERRLLRDDEENQKKLDKGRWSLNLDALCWMIVDRVYMGAFPHPAGVLKTLEFLLSMLQLANKDGQIEEVAPTGKGLLSIGRGSRQLDAYIHSILKNTNRMILYCFLPSFLITIGEDDLLSSLGFLIEPKKRSSSYLSQDDSGTDICAVLQLLVAHRRIIFCPSNIDTDLNCCLCVNLISLLCDQRRNVQNLAVDVIRYLLVHRRAALEDLLVSKPNQGQHLDVLHDGFDKLLTGSLPAFFEWLQSSEQIVNKVLEQCAVIMWRQYIAGSAKFPGVRIKGMEGRRKREIGRRLRETSKLDLKHWEQVNERRYALELVRDAMSTELRVVRQDKYGWVLHAESEWQTLLQQLVHERGIFPMRKSSMTEEPEWELCPIEGPYRMRKKLERCKLKIDTIQNVLDGQFEVGEAELSKVKNENGPNASDTDSESFFALLTDTAKQNGVDGELYDQSFFKELDDVKDEGSVRNGWNDDRASSTNETSLHSALESGVKSSSVSVPMAESINERSELGSPRPSSSGRIDDIKVTEDKPDKELNDNGEYLIRPYLEPLEKIRFRYNCERVVGLDKHDGIFLIGELCLYVIENFYIDDSGCICEKECEDELSVIDQALGVKKDANSSMEFQSKSSSSWGTTVKSLVGGRAWAYNGGAWGKEKVCTSSNLPHPWRMWKLNSVHELLKRDYQLRPVAIEIFSMDGCNDLLVFHKREREEVFKNLVAMNLPRNSMLDTTISGSTKQESNEGSRLFKIMAKSFSKRWQNGEISNFQYLMHLNTLAGRGYSDLTQYPVFPWVLADYESENLDLSDRKTFRRLEKPMGCQTPEGEEEFKKRYESWDDPEVPKFHYGSHYSSAGIVLFYLLRLPPFSSENQKLQGGQFDHADRLFNSVRDTWLSAAGKGNTSDVKELIPEFFYMPEFLENQFNLDLGEKQSGEKVGDVVLPPWAKGSVREFIRKHREALESDYVSENLNHWIDLIFGCKQRGKAAEEAVNVFYHYTYEGSVDIDSVTDPAMKASILAQINHFGQTPKQLFLKPHVKRRVDRKLPPHPLKHSAHLVAHEIRKSSSSITQIVNFHDKILVAGTNNLLKPRTYTKYVAWGFADRSLRFMSNDQDRLLSTHENLHGGNQIQCAGVSHDGQILVTGADDGLVSVWRISKYGPRVLRRLQLEKALCAHTGSITCLHVSQPYMLIVSGSDDCTVIIWDLSSLVFVRQLSEFPAPVSAIYVNDLTGEIVTAAGILLAVWSINGDCLAVVNTSQLPSDSIRSVTSSTFSDWLDTNWYVTGHQSGAVKVWQMVHCSTQEVSQGKSTNHGTGGLNLGDKVPEYRLVLHKVLKFHKHPVTALHLTTDLKQLLSGDYNGHLLSWTLPDDSLRASSNQE, encoded by the exons GAGAAAGAAGCGGCCTTGAATTTGACTGTAGATGTTTTTTGTAGATTAGTGAAGCAGCATACTAATGTAGCTCAGTTACTTACCAT GTTAGTTGAAACAcacattttctcttttgttgtgGGAAGAGCATTTGTAACAGATATTGAGAAGTTGAAAATCAGCAGCAAAACAAGGTCATTGGATGTAGTTAAAGTGTTAAAGTTTTTTTCAGAAATCACAAAG GATGGAATCAGTCCTGGTTCAAATTTGTTATTTGCGATTGAGATCCTTGTATCTGGG CCTGTTGATAAGCAGTCTCTCCTCGATTCGGGCATATTATGCTGTCTCATTCATATTCTGAATGCCCTTCTGGATCCTTATCAGACCAGTCAAAGGCAAAAGGCTAATGATCATGAAGAAGTATTGCTAGCAGGAAAAGATTATGACGGTGATGTTGGGCAAGTCCGCCGGCTtgag GTAGAGGGAAGTGTTGTGCATATTATGAAAGCATTGGCAAGCCATCCTTCAGCAGCACAGAGTTTGATTGAAGATGATTCACTTCAGTTGCTCTTTCAGGTGGTTGCCAATGGGTCTTTGATAGTCTTTGCTCGATACAAGGAAGGTCTTGTTCCTCTGCACAGCATACAGCTTCATAGACATGCCATGCAG ATACTTGGTCTTCTTCTGGTCAATGACAATGGAAGCACGGCCAAATATATTCGCAAGCATCATCTG ATAAAAGTTCTTTTAATGGCTGTAAAAGATTTCAATCCTGACAGTGGCGATTCTGCCTATACTATGGGCATTGTGGACTTGTTACTTGAATGTGTGGAATTGTCATATAAACCTG AGGCTGGTGGTGTCAGGCTCAGAGAGGATATACATAATGCCCATGGTTATCAGTTCCTTGTTCAGTTTGCCTTGACTCTTTCCCGAATGCCTGAAAGTCTGGGCTTTCAGTCCATTTATTCCCATTCTTCTGATCAAAATCGTGCTTCAGATGGTTCCATTGCATTGTATCAAGTAGAAAGACTGGATTCCACTGGAAAAGAGGACCCCTTGCCCCAACATCTTTCACTCACGCTGTCTAGGTTGCTTGATGTTCTTGTTAATTTAGCTCAAACTGGCCCAATGGAACGTACAGGATGTTCTGGCGGCAAAGGTTTGAAGTCTTCTCATTCTAAGACTGGTGGCCATAGCAGAAGTCGTACATTATCTTCTGACCGCATAGCTGATGAAGTTTGGGACAAGGACAATAATAAAGTTAAAGACCTTGAAGCTGTCCAGATGTTGCAAGACATTTTCCTCAAAGCAGACTGCAGGGAATTGCAGGAAGAAGTGTTAAATAGAATGTTTAAAATATTCTCAAGTGATCTTGAAAACTACAAGCTCTGTCAGCAGTTACGTACTGTTCCACTTTTTATCCTAAATATGGCGGGTTTTCCTCCATCTTTCCAAGAGATAATCTTGAAAATTCTTGAATATGCTGTGACTGTTGTGAATTGCGTTCCTGAGCAAGAACTACTTTCACTTTGCTGCTTATTACAGCAACCAATAACTTCAGAATTGAAGCACACCATACTTGCCTTTTTTGTAAAGCTCTTGTCCTTTGACCAACAGTACAAAAAAGTCTTGCGAGAAGTTGGTGTACTGGAAGTTCTGTTAGATGATTTGAAGCAGCACAAGTATCTCTTGGGTCCAGACCAACATAATGGTAACCTTGATCAATTGGAGAGAAAATCCAGCTCAAGCAGCTTCAAGAAACATATGGATAGTAAGGATGTCATAATTACTTCACCCAAGCTAATGGATTTGGGTTCTGGGAAGTATCCTATTTTTGAAGCTGAGGGTACAGTTTCTGTTGCATGGGATTGTATGGTCTCTTTATTAAAGAAAGCTGAAGCCAATCAAGCATCATTCCGTTCAGCTAATGGTGTAACAACTGTTCTCCCTTTTCTGGTGTCTAATACACATCGCCCAGGAGTTCTGCGGATATTGTCATGCATGATCATTGAAGATGTAACACAG GCTCATCCTGAAGAATTAGGTGCAATTGTTGAAGTTCTAAAAAGTGGAATGGTCACCAATGTTTCGGGATCTCAATACAGGCTTCATAATGATGCAAAATGTGACACTATGGGAGCCTTGTGGCGCATTCTGGGAGTAAATAATTCTTCTCAGAGGGTCTTTGGTGAAGCGACTGGGTTTTCTCTTCTGCTTACCACACTCCACAGTTTCCAAAGTGATGGAGAGCACACAGATCAATCTGCTTTAGAGGTTTACGTCAGGGTTTTTACATACTTACTGCGGGTTATGACGGCTGGAGTTTGTGATAATGCTGTTAATAGAACAAAGTTGCATACAATTATATCATCCCAAACTTTCTTTGATCTTCTATCTGAGTCTGGCTTACTTTGTGTGGAGTGTGAAAAGCAAGTCATACAGTTGTTACTGGAACTTGCTCTTGAAATTGTGCTTCCACCATTCCTGGCATCAGAGAATGCTACATCATCTGATATTCTTGAAAACGAGTCATCTAGCTTTCTTTTAATGACTCCATCTGGTTCATTTCATCCTGATAAAGAAAGAGTCTATAACGCCGGTGCTGTTAGAGTTCTTATCCGTTCATTGTTGCTCTTTACTCCCAAGGTGCAGCTAGAAGTGCTAAGCCTCATTGAGAGGCTTGCTCATGCTGGCTCCTTCAATCAGGAAACCCTTACCTCCGTAG gttgtgttgaacttttacTGGAGACAATTTACCCCTTTCTTTTGGGCTCCTCTCCATTGCTCTCTTATGCTTTGAAGATTGTGGAAGTTCTTGGGGCATATAG ATTATCTGTATCAGAACTTCGAATGCTTATTAGATATGTTCTACAACTGAGACTGAAGAATTCTGGTCATGTACTTGTTGACATGATGGAGAAATTGATTCTCATGGAAGACATGACCTCGGAAAATGTTTCTCTGGCACCGTTTGTGGAGATGGACATGAGCAAGAATGGCCATGCTTCTGTTCAGGTTTCTCTTGGAGAAAGATCATGGCCGCCAGCTGCTGGTTATTCATTTGTTTGTTGGTTTCAGTTTCAAAATTTCTTGAAACCACAAGTAAAGGACACGGAACCTTCCAGAACTGGCCCTTCTAAGAGGAGGACAGGCTCTACAACACATCAACTTGAGCGGCATATTCTCCGGATATTTTCTGTTGGTGCAGCAAACAATGAAAGCACATTCTATGCTGAGCTTTATCTTCACGAGGATGGTGTTCTAACCCTTGCAACAAGTAATTCTTGCTCCTTGTCATTTTCTGGATTAGAACTTGAGGAAGGCAGGTGGCATCACCTTGCAGTTGTTCATAACAAACCAAATGCTCTTGCTGGGCTATTCCAAGCTAGTGTTGCTTATGTGTATCTTAATGGAAAGATGAGGCACACAGGAAAACTAGGATACTCTCCATCACCAGTTGGAAAACCTTTGCAAGTAACAATTGGGACTCCGGTTACTTGTGCAAGAGTTAGTGACTTGACCTGGAAACTCCGCTCGTGCTATCTTTTTGAGGAGGTGCTCACACCAGGTTCTATTTGTTTCATGTACATTCTTGGTAGAGGATATAGAGGGCTCTTCCAAGACACAGATCTTCTGCAGTTTGTCCCAAACCAGGCTTGTGGGGGTGGTAGTATGGCAATCTTAGATTCTTTAGAGGCTGACTTGACTTTGTCTTCAAACATACAGAGGCTTGACAGTGCTAGCAAGCAAGGAGAGTCCAAAGCAGATGGCAGTGGGATTGTTTGGGATTTGGAGAGAATAGGAAACCTCTCTTTACAGCTCTCTGGGAAGAAACTTATATTTGCATTTGATGGGACATGTACTGAATCTGTTCGAGCATCAGGAACTATGTCAATGCTGAATCTAGTTGATCCTATGTCAGCAGCTGCTTCTCCTATTGGGG GTATACCGCGGTTTGGACGTTTTCATGGGGATATCTATGTCTGTAGACAATGTGTGATTGGCGATACCATCTGCCCAGTTGGTGGGATGACTGTTATCTTGGCCCTTATTGAAGCTGCTGAAACTAGGGATATGCTGCACATGGCCCTTACGTTACTTGCCTGTACACTTCATCAGAATCCTCAAAATGTTAGAGACATGCAGACGTACAGGGGATACCATttgctttctctctttctaCGTCGCAGAATGTCATTATTCGACATGCATTCTCTTGAGATCTTTTTCCAGATTGCTGCATGTGAAGCTTCATTTTCTGAACCAAAGAAGTTGGAGAATACTCGGACTACATTGTCACCTGCTGCAACTGTTCAGGAGAGTAGTTTTGAGGATCTTAATTTGTCAAAGTTCCGTGATGAATTTTCTTCAGTTGGATCTCATGGAGATATGGATGATTTTTCTGCACAGAAAGATTCATTTAGTCATATTTCAGAGCTAGAAAATGCTGATATGCCTGCTGAAACTTCAAATTGCATTGTCTTATCAAATGCAGATATGGTTGAGCATGTCTTATTGGATTGGACATTGTGGGTAACAGCCTCAGTTTCAATTCAAATTGCACTGCTGGGATTTCTTGAGCATCTGGTGTCCATGCATTGGTACAGGAACCATAATCTTACAGTTCTGCGTCGAATAAACCTTGTTCAACATTTACTTGTGACTCTGCAGCGGGGTGATGTTGAAGTTCCTGTTTTGGAAAAGTTGGTTGTATTGCTTGGGGTCATTTTAGAAGATGGGTTTCTCGCTTCTGAATTGGAACATGTAATTAGGTTTGTGATTATGACATTTGATCCACCTGAACTGATACCACGGCGTCCAATCATGCGAGAATTGATGGGGAAGCATGTCATTGTGAGAAATATAGTGCTGGAAATGCTTATTGATCTACTGGTAACCATTAAATCAGAAGAGTTGCTTGAGCGGTGGCATAAGATTGTTTCATCCAAACTAATTACATATTTTCTTGACGAAGCTGTTCACCCTACTAGTATGAGATGGATCATGACTCTTCTTGGTGTGTGTCTTACTTCTTCTCCTACCTTTTCTCTAAAATTTCGGACAAATGGCGGTTATCAAGGTTTGGCACGAGTGCTCCCAAGTTTCTATGATTCCCcagatatatattacattttgtTTTGTCTGATATTTGGAAAGCCAGTTTATCCAAGATTACCGGAAGTCCGCATGCTAGACTTTCATGCCCTTGTGCCAAGTGATGGAAGTCATGTGGACTTGAAATTTGTGGAACTGTTGGAATCTGTGATTGCTATGGCAAAATCTACGTTTGATAGGTTGAGCATGCAGTCAATGCTTGCCCACCAAACTGGTAATCTTTCCCAGGTTGGTGCTGGCCTTGTGGAGGAAAATGCAGACATGACTGGAGAGCTGCAGGGTGAAGCACTGATGCATAAGACATATGCAGCACGCTTAATGGGCGGGGAAGCATCAGCCCCTGCAGCAGCAACTTCAGTCCTGAGATTCATGGTTGATCTGGCAAAAATGTGCCCTCCTTTTTGTTCTCTTTGCAGACGGGTGGAAATTCTTGAAAGCTGCATTGACCTTTATTTTTCATGTGTTAG GTCTGCATATGCAGTAAAGATGGCTAAAGAACTCTCTGTAAGGACAGAAGATAGAAACTTGAATGATTGTGATGATTCTAGTAGCTCGCCGAATTCTAGCATGCCTCATGAACAGGAGCAATCTGTCAAAACTTCCATTAGCCTTGGAAGCTTCCCTCAAGGGCAGGTAAGTACAAGTTCTGAAGATATGGCTCTACCGCCAAACTATATGGCCAGTGATAAAGCAGAGATCAATGCTTCTGTGACCCAGCAGAAATTGAACAAATCAGTCCAAGATGATGCCCAAGCTGCTCAGAGCTTAGATGGTGATAATGTTGAGCAGGTTTCTGCCACCTCTAGCACAAATGGATTTAGCTTCCGTGATGTTAAAGTCACTCTTGATCCCATTCAGCCACCAGATTCTCAGAGTTCTGCGTCTCTTACTATGCTTGATTCTCCCATTTTATCAGAGAAATCTAATTCTAGACTACCACTCACACCCTCTTCATCTCCAGTTATTGCCTTGACATCTTGGCTGGGAAGTGCAAGCCATAATGAATCCAGGGCTGCCTTAGTTGCCACTCCTTCCATGGAGTCTTCTGTGTCTGCTAGTGAATTTGATCCATCTTCAGACTTTAAGTCCAGTTCTCAAGGACCATCTGCTGCCAATACCTTCTTTTCTGTCAGTCCAAAGCTTCTTCTTGAAATTGATGATTCTGGCTATGGTGGTGGTCCTTGTTCTGCTGGAGCAACGGCGGTTTTAGATTTCATGGCGGAAGTTCTTTCTGACATTGTGACGGAACAAATGAAAGTGTCACAGGTTATAGAAAACATCTTGGAAAGTGTTCCTCTATATATTGATGCAGATTCAGTGCTAGCATTCCAGGGTTTGTGCCTTAGTAGACTGATGAACTTCCTTGAAAGGCGTCTCCTGCGTGATGACGAGGAAAATCAGAAAAAGCTGGACAAGGGTCGCTGGTCCTTGAACTTAGATGCATTGTGCTGGATGATAGTAGATCGTGTATATATGGGTGCTTTTCCTCACCCTGCTGGTGTACTGAAAACTCTTGAGTTCTTGTTATCTATGTTGCAATTGGCAAACAAAGATGGACAAATTGAAGAAGTTGCCCCAACTGGAAAGGGTCTTTTATCGATTGGAAGAGGAAGCAGACAACTTGATGCTTATATTCATTCAATTCTTAAAAATACAAATCGTATGATATTGTATTGTTTCCTTCCATCATTCTTGATCACTATTGGAGAAGATGATCTTCTGTCAAGCTTAGGTTTTCTCATTGAACCTAAGAAGAGATCGTCCTCATACTTATCACAAGATGATTCAGGAACTGATATCTGTGCGGTCTTACAGTTGCTAGTTGCTCATCGACGAATTATATTCTGTCCCAGTAATATCGATACTGATCTAAATTGCTGTCTTTGTGTGAATTTAATATCTCTTCTCTGTGATCAAAGGCGAAATGTTCAGAATTTGGCCGTTGATGTTATCAGGTATCTACTGGTGCATCGAAGGGCTGCACTAGAAGACCTGCTTGTCTCTAAACCAAACCAAGGACAGCACCTGGATGTACTACATGATGGGTTTGACAAATTATTGACTGGGAGTTTACCTGCCTTTTTTGAGTGGCTTCAGAGTAGTGAACAGATTGTGAATAAAGTACTGGAGCAGTGTGCTGTAATTATGTGGAGGCAGTATATTGCTGGATCAGCAAAATTTCCTGGAGTGAGAATAAAGGGCATGGAAGGTCGTCGTAAGAGGGAGATTGGAAGAAGACTACGGGAAACTTCTAAATTAGACCTAAAACATTGGGAACAGGTAAACGAACGGAGGTATGCACTGGAATTGGTTCGTGATGCAATGTCTACTGAGCTGAGAGTTGTCCGTCAAGATAAATACGGGTGGGTTCTTCATGCCGAGAGTGAGTGGCAAACCCTTCTCCAACAACTTGTACATGAACGCGGAATATTCCCAATGCGTAAATCCTCTATGACTGAAGAGCCTGAATGGGAGCTTTGTCCCATTGAGGGTCCATATAGAATGCGCAAAAAGCTTGAGCGCtgcaaattaaaaattgataccATCCAAAATGTTCTTGATGGACAGTTTGAAGTAGGGGAAGCTGAGCTGTCCAAAGTAAAAAATGAGAATGGGCCTAATGCTTCCGATACTGATTCTGAATCATTTTTTGCTCTTCTGACTGATACTGCAAAACAAAATGGTGTTGATGGCGAGCTCTAtgatcaatcattttttaaagaattggATGATGTTAAAGATGAAGGTTCTGTTAGGAATGGATGGAATGATGACAGAGCTAGTAGTACAAATGAAACAAGCCTTCATTCTGCCCTAGAGTCTGGTGTGAAGTCTAGTTCAGTGTCTGTCCCAATGGCAGAGAGCATAAATGAAAGATCTGAACTAGGATCTCCAAGGCCATCTTCTTCTGGGAGAATAGATGACATCAAAGTTACAGAGGATAAACCAGATAAGGAACTAAATGATAATGGAGAATACTTGATCAGACCTTATCTGGAACCTCTTGAAAAGATAAGATTCAGATATAATTGTGAACGGGTTGTAGGTCTTGACAAACATGATGGTATATTTCTGATAGGAGAACTCTGTTTGTAtgtaattgagaatttttatatTGATGACTCTGGGTGCATTTGCGAGAAGGAATGTGAAGATGAACTATCTGTTATTGATCAAGCTCTGGGTGTAAAGAAGGACGCTAATAGCAGTATGGAGTTCCAGTCcaaatcatcatcatcttgGGGCACAACAGTTAAGTCATTGGTTGGAGGAAGAGCATGGGCCTATAATGGTGGTGCATGGGGAAAGGAGAAAGTATGTACTAGTAGTAATCTACCTCACCCTTGGCGTATGTGGAAGCTTAATAGTGTTCATGAGCTTTTGAAGCGTGATTACCAGCTGCGCCCTGTTGCTATTGAGATATTTAGCATGGATGGATGCAATGATCTGCTGGTGTTCCACAAAAGAGAGCGAGAAgaagttttcaaaaatttagtTGCCATGAATCTGCCTCGAAACAGCAT GTTGGACACAACCATTTCAGgatcaacaaaacaagaaagcaaTGAGGGTAGCcgtctttttaaaataatggcTAAATCCTTTTCAAAAAGGTGGCAAAATGGAGAAATAAGCAATTTTCAGTATCTTATGCATCTCAACACGTTGGCAGGACGTGGATACAGTGATCTTACCCAATATCCAGTGTTTCCATGGGTTCTTGCAGATTATGAGAGTGAAAATCTAGACTTGTCAGATCGAAAAACATTTCGTAGGCTTGAAAAACCCATGGGGTGTCAGACACCTGAAGGGGAAGAGGAATTTAAGAAGAG ATATGAGAGCTGGGATGATCCAGAGGTCCCAAAATTTCACTATGGTTCTCATTATTCAAGTGCTGGAATTGTCCTCTTCTATCTTCTACGCTTGCCACCTTTCAGTTCAGAGAATCAAAAACTTCAGGGTGGCCAGTTTGACCATGCTGATCGTCTTTTCAATAGTGTTAGAGATACTTGGTTAAGTGCAGCTGGGAAAGGCAATACATCAGATGTGAAGGAACTGATTCCAGAATTTTTCTACATGCCAGAGTTCCTGGAAAATCAATTCAATCTTGACTTGGGAGAGAAACAATCTGGAGAGAAG gttgGTGATGTTGTCTTGCCTCCATGGGCCAAAGGCAGTGTAAGAGAGTTTATAAGGAAGCACAGGGAAGCGCTGGAATCTGATTATGTTTCAGAAAATCTGAATCATTGGATAGACCTCATCTTTGGATGTAAACAGAGAGGGAAG GCAGCTGAAGAAGCTGTGAATGTTTTCTATCATTACACATATGAAGGGAGTGTGGACATAGACTCTGTTACAGATCCTGCCATGAAAGCCTCAATTTTAGCACAAATCAATCACTTTGGGCAGACACCAAAGCAACTATTCCTTAAACCTCATGTCAAAAGGCGGGTTGACAGAAAGCTTCCTCCTCATCCACTCAAGCATTCGGCACATCTTGTTGCACATGAGATACGTAAGAGCTCATCTTCCATTACTCAGATTGTTAATTTCCATGACAAAATTCTTGTGGCTGGAACGAATAATTTGCTTAAACCAAGAACGTATACAAAATATGTTGCGTGGGGTTTTGCGGACCGTAGCTTGAGATTTATGAGCAATGATCAGGATAGACTTCTTTCTACGCACGAAAATCTTCATGGGGGCAACCAGATTCAGTGTGCTGGTGTTAGCCATGATGGTCAGATTCTGGTTACTGGGGCTGATGATGGTTTAGTTTCTGTATGGAGAATCAGTAAGTATGGGCCTCGTGTTTTACGACGCTTGCAGTTGGAGAAGGCACTTTGTGCCCACACAGGCTCAATCACATGCCTTCATGTTAGCCAGCCTTACATGCTCATTGTGAGTGGATCAGATGACTGCACTGTTATCATTTGGGATCTCAGCTCCTTGGTTTTTGTTAGGCAGCTCTCTGAGTTCCCTGCGCCAGTCTCAGCAATATACGTAAATGACTTGACTGGGGAGATTGTGACAGCAGCTGGAATTCTGCTTGCAGTTTGGAGCATCAATGGGGACTGCCTTGCAGTGGTTAACACATCCCAATTGCCCTCAGATTCTATACGCTCAGTTACTAGTAGTACGTTCTCTGATTGGCTAGACACAAACTGGTATGTGACTGGTCACCAGAGTGGGGCTGTTAAGGTGTGGCAAATGGTTCACTGCTCCACCCAAGAGGTTTCTCAAGGCAAGTCAACTAACCATGGAACAGGAGGGTTAAATCTGGGTGATAAGGTACCAGAATACAGGCTGGTCCTGCACAAGGTGCTGAAGTTCCATAAGCATCCAGTTACTGCACTTCATCTCACAACTGACCTGAAGCAGTTACTTAGTGGGGATTACAACGGCCATTTGCTGTCATGGACACTGCcagatgatagtttgagagcTTCATCTAATCAGGAGTGA